In Lycium ferocissimum isolate CSIRO_LF1 unplaced genomic scaffold, AGI_CSIRO_Lferr_CH_V1 ctg12864, whole genome shotgun sequence, one genomic interval encodes:
- the LOC132042032 gene encoding uncharacterized protein LOC132042032, with translation MFRRSSNMSKMIAVWTMVLVILCGWQIKMGNAGPSEAVCRQEKSIGKKACLSVLFGNPSEGCCERVRVTQTECFCPILTPKLVAILGGANRLIRLIQSCGRTVPPNFKCGSVTTPASEMHV, from the coding sequence ATGTTCAGAAGGTCATCAAATATGAGTAAAATGATAGCGGTTTGGACCATGGTGCTGGTAATATTATGTGGTTGGCAGATCAAAATGGGAAATGCAGGGCCAAGTGAAGCAGTTTGTAGACAAGAAAAGAGTATTGGGAAGAAAGCATGTTTGTCTGTTTTGTTTGGAAATCCATCAGAAGGATGTTGTGAAAGGGTAAGAGTGACACAAACTGAATGTTTTTGCCCAATTCTGACACCCAAATTAGTTGCAATACTAGGAGGTGCCAATCGTCTCATTCGACTTATTCAAAGCTGTGGAAGGACTGTTCCTCCAAACTTCAAGTGTGGAA